In Eremothecium gossypii ATCC 10895 chromosome IV, complete sequence, the genomic stretch GCATAATGCCCATCGAGTGGCAGTAGTCTAGCGCCTTCAGCAACTCAAACATGTAGTACCGAATGTCCATATCCGAGAACGTCGGATACAATATGCGGAAGTCGACGTTATCCACGTACTCGAACACCAACGCCGGAGTCCGGGAAATGGGGTCCTTAATCACATCCAACAGGTGGATGATGTTCTCGTGTCCGTTGTGAGGCATCGTGTATACCTGATCATACCGGTTGTAGACGCGCACCTCTGCACTGCGGTTGCTGTAGTACGTTTCCTTGTCAAAtcccgcagccgcccgTTGCTCGCTCGCCAGGTTCATCAACACTTTGATCTCCCGCTTGATCTTCTTTTTCTTCACAGGCTTCAACATCTTCACCACTACCTTGCTGCGGCTCGACAGCTGAACTCCCTGAAACACCTCCGAGTACTTTCCATGACCCACCTTGGTCTCGATCTCGTACTGGCTGTTGTTCGCCCTCCAGTCGATCGTAGTATTCTCGTAGTCCCAATACTCCTCCCCAAGAGGAGCCAGCACTCGTGTGTACACACGCGCCTCACTGCAGACCCTAGACTTCATCCTACGTCTACACTGACGCTGTCGAATCCTTTCAACGCTTCAGCAGGTACCGAAAGACGTAGACTTAGGTAGCTCCTGCGAAACCTGGACGATAGCGCATGAAACTGAAATGAAACAGCTGCCCAAAAATTGGTGACACCATGGTCcgtgtcacgtgatatttAAAATAAAGCGAAGAGCAGCTGACACAGCTGGTCGGCTACGTACGTAGAAGGACTAGAGGCCCTGTAGGCCCTTGATTAAATCCTGGTGCTTGTCCCGGTTGACCTGGAGGGACTCTGCCGCGTCATTGCGGAGCTCATGGTACACATCCTTCGTCTTGTCGAAGTAGACTACCTCCAGGAGATTGCGCATCTGGCCCTCCACCTCTTCGATCGCAGAGCCCAAGTTCGTAACGTGCGTAATGTGGGTCCTTTCCTCGGAGCCAGAAGGCAGCGATGCGGTCTTCTCCGTCTGGCGAGTGAGGTTCCCCGAGAGTGCGACTGCATTGGCATCTTTGAGCCGTAGGATGATGGTTGTGGTAATGCGGTAGACTACCTCGTGGCTCCCCTCATGCAAGACCTCAAAGACGTGGATGCTGTCCCAGTGGCTGGTGCTCTGGGCGCCCTTCTTAAAGAGCACGACGCCCGCAAAGTCGTCCGCAGCGTCGTCCACGCTCCACATGTAGACCGAAGACACGCCGCCCTCGTAGTAAAGGTCGCGGTAGATGTCCATGGAGTCGTTGGCAAGGACCTCCAGCCTGCGGAGCGCGTCCGACGGAAAAGGACTCTCGGCGAGCTCCTCGGCGGATAGCCGCGGGAAGTACTCGTTGGACCACGGCGAACGGTGCGAGTCAATGTCCCGGTTATAGTCACAGCAGAGGAACTCGCGCCCGGAGCAGCTGGGGTCTGCCTTGACGGTAAGGGGCGTGTCGACGGAAGACAATAGATCCGCCGCAAGCGCAGGCTCCAGCTCTATCAGCGCCTGCAGATTCGATTCTAGATTCTCGAGATCTAACCGGCGGAGCAGGTCCATGGCAGCATCGTACTTCTCTTCAGACATAGGCGGCAATTGACTTTATGGTATTCGTTTTGTCGGTGCTACCTAGGGGACGTATTTGTACAAGTGGTGCTCCGCCATGCCGTTTCTTACTTAAACGAAGGCAAACACGCAGGATAGAACGCCATCATTCAAACGACTGGAACAGGCGTAGTAGCGTACGTGGAGGCCTACTCGTCCAGACCTGCTGGAGTGGCCGCTGGATATTTAGTCACGTGACTCGGCCGTATGTGGAACACTCGAACTGCACCTCCAGAAGTGTGTTTCGGCTACGTGACTGCAGTGTGCTATACGAGCAGGCGCTCGGTACCAGCGCTTTATCACGCGCTTCGCGGGCGTATTTCTCGCTTACAGTGATAAAAGCAAAAATTGTAGGGTATCCCCATAACGTCAGCGAGACCGACGGTTTGAACAATCAGCGTGTCGGTTTGAGACGCAATGTGGAGCTTTAATTATCTATTGACGCAGTCGCGCGGCATCCTCGGCAGCCTTCCTCCTGGGAAGCTACCATCCTGGCTGCTATTCATCTCAGTTGTATCTGTGTTCAATTCGGTTCAGACGTACATCAACAAAGAGCTGACGAGGCGTGTATACGAAAATAAACCCTCCGAAACGACAGACCTGAGTGCGCGGACATTTGGTACGTGGACATTGCTCTCCAGCGTGATACGGTTGTACGGGGCGTTCTACCTGTATGACGAGCGCATCTTTCAGCTGACCTTTATTACGTACTCGATTGCTCTATTGCACTTCGGAAGCGAGTGGCTCATCTTCAGGACATGCAAACTGGGGAAAGGCTTCATGGGGCCACTATTGGTAGCCACGACGTCTCTGGTGTGGATGTACAACACTAAGGAGTACTACACCGGTCGCGGGTGGTAGGTCCACCTGTCGGGATTTATATGTATATATCTAAATGGTATATTACTTTACCACGACTTACAACATAAAACTGATAACACATACAATGCAGGAACAAAACGGCCTGCGGTTAAGACAAGGTTGTGTGCTGAAACGAGAGGCTGCTAGCGCTTGTCAGCACGCGTAGGGTCGTTGAGCCGCAGCACCTCGACTACCGGGCCCAAAAGGCGCTGGAAGCCGCTCTTGCCCAAGGTGGCCACCTTCAACTTAGTTGTCGCCGTCACTGTCGCTTGGCGAGGCAAATCGTTGAGAAGCGCCACCTCGCCGAAGTAATCACCCTTCTTCAGATGTTGTACGACACCGACGCCCCTTTTGGAGACATCTGCTTCGCCGTACTCGATCAAATAGAAGTTCTCTCCCACATCGCCCTCTGATATCACCTGTTGGCCGGCCTCGTAGTATTCCGTCTCGAGAGCGTCCGCTAGCTTGGCGCGGTCGTAGTTGGAAAGGGACTTCAGCAACGGCATCGACTTCAAAAAATCATCGTACAGCAGCCGCTTCTTAAAGGATCCGCTGAGGAGAATTCTTCTGAAGGTCAGTCTATCCAATGCCCATAATACACAATCAGTGGCAGCTACGGCTGTCACTGCCCTAGGACTGTTGTACATCAATGCTAATTCCCCAAAACATGAGCCCGGCCCATAAGTATTCACCTTGCGGTCGTCAAGGAAAAAGTCCACGGTGCCCTTCTCCACAATGTAGAAGTAATCACCTTCGTCGCCTTGACGAATTATCTCCTGGCCCTTCGAGACGAGCTTCTCCTCGAGGGAATTGATAACTAAAGTTTTTGAATCCGAATCCAATTTATTGAATAAAAAGTTCTTTCCGACTGCGCTTTCCAACCCCTTTAGTTGTTCGCGTGTCTTCTCAGTGTAGTTCTCTGGCGTCCAGTCACTGAAGTGGTCCGGCTTTAGTGTCTCCCCGCTTACCGAGGTCCGTCTTTCAGCGTTGAAGTTCATGGGTAGCGGCTTCGAGTTCACACCAGACTTCCTTGGTACGTTACGCTGTTTCAATATAGAGGATACTTCTGAAGCTTTCGGGTCAAAGTCTGTCTGCGCCTCCTTTTGCGCTTCCTGGCCCATGTTATAACCTCCTTGAAACAGCCCGGCCCCTGGCTCCCTTGAAAAACTGGTGTGCGGGTCACATGAGTCGTGACCGTGTTTGTTATCATCATATATATGTCTCGAGTGAGGATCGTGCTCCACAAAGGGTAACTTGAACATCACGTCCTCATCCTCGCCCGTTTTGCGCGCGTCCGGAGATCCTGCTGCCCTGTTTGCGCCGCAGCCCTCTGATCCAGGAAATAGTACAACGCCCTTGGATAATGCCAGGGATTCCTGACTCCTAACGAAAAGCCTCTCCTCTTCTAATTTCTTATTAAAGTAGTTAGCTGCAAACTGTAACAAATCCCCCGGCCGTCTTTGCTCCACTTCTTTCTGGAATGCGTCCAGTAGGTCACGGTGTTCCTGTGATAAAACCATCGAGTAGTTTGTTGTGTGATGCAGAAAACCTGCCTATAGCGGAACCAAAATGCTCTAGTAGTGTGACGGCACCGTTTTATCCAGTTTGCTAAGCAGCTGCCCTAGGTTAGGGAGAGTAGAAAGTGTCATTGGACCCGAATTTCCTTCTGCGCGCGGCGAACGACGTTAAATGTGATTCACGTGATCACGCTACTGGGGCTAACTACCAATTGAGACAGGCTAGTTGTCGAAGCCTGAGGAGGTCTCGAAAAGCTTGATGTGAGGATACTCGGTGTCAGTTATCTTGTATGCCTGTATTGATCTGTCCGTGAGAACCTCGAGCTCTTCGTCCGTCAATGGCCCCGCGCTAGAGAAGCTAAAGGTTGACTCGGAGTCTAGCAGAAGTTTCGAGAGCTCTTGGACAAGTTCTCGAGCATTGTTGTTGGACGCAGTCTGAGTCCCCAGCGTCAGGAATGAATGCTCATTCAAAGCTAGTTTTTTGAGCGTGCTGAACTTTCCCATCTGAATAACAAGCTGTTCCAGTTTACGCTTGTTAGTAGCGCGGGCAAGGATAACACTCTCGACAGTCTTGTCACAGTAGAGCCGGTACACTATGACAGGATGTTGCTGGCCAATGCGGTGTGAGCGGTCCATTGCCTGCAAATCTACCTGCGGGTTCCAGTCATTGTCGAAAAGTATGACTGAATCCGCGGCGGTGAGATTGATACCAAGACCTCCGGCACGTGTGGAAAGAAGGAACAAGCTATGTGGTGAGCCCTTCTCGCTAAAGCTGTTTATCTGTTCCCTGCGTGTTTCGTTATCCATGGATCCATCAATACGACAAGCGCTGTAATTGTTGAGTTCGCACCAATCCTCGATGAGGTCCAACATGCTGACAAACTGGGAGAATATTAGCACCTTGTGTTTCGCCGCTAGCAGCCGGGGTAGAAGCTGTTGCAGTATCTGCAACTTTCCCGAAGTCTGTAATAGAACCGGCAACTGCAAGTCTTCAGCTTTCAGGTAAGGGAAGTAGAACAGAAATGTAGAATCCACAATTTGACGTAGCTGCATCATGAGGTTTTGTAGACGCTTATTGCGAAGCTCCTTGTGAATGTGTTGTTCATATAGCTTCTCCATATCCGTGATAACCTTGGAAGCCTGTATTTCCTCGTCGCTCGTTTTGTAATCTATGAACTCACGTATCGTCTTATTGGACACAGACCCGATATGCTCCCGATTTAACGTGAAGAATTCCTTGATGGCTTGCGTAAAAACTGTTCTTTTCAACTTCCCAGCAAGCGCCATCTTATAGAACCTTGTCTGCAGTGGTGTCAGCGGACAATTGATAATGTATTCTCGCTTCGGGGGTAGAGCATCGGCAAGAACAACCCTTTTCAGACGGCGAAGCAGGAATGGCTTCAGGATCGTATGTAGATTCGTGACGAGGTTTTTCTCGAGTTCCTCGCCAATAATCTTATCCCAGCGTTGGGAAGACGTCTTTAAGTCAAGATCACTGAAATCAAACCATTTACTGAAGATCTCAAAGTCAGCGAAAACGTCTGGGAGAATAAAGTTCAGTAAGGACCACAACTCGGCCAGGTTGTTCTGCAGAGGGGTCCCAGTGAGCAATAGCCGATTGAAAGTATTAATGCGTTTTAGCTCTCTGATCAATTTGCAGTTAATATTCTTCAGCCTATGGCCCTCGTCCACAATCAGGAATTTCCACTGGTGCGACAGTATTACATTCATGTCGCGCATTACTATCTCATAGGACGTGACTACAACTCCTTCTCCGCTGTTCTTACGAAAGAATTCTTTGAGAATGGCGTGCCGCTTCCCCGGTCCGTCCGCACTATAGTACTTCAAAACAGGAATACTGGGCGCAAACTTCTCAAACTCGGTAATCCAGTTATCGACGACACTTAGCGGCGCTGTAACCAGAAATGGACCCCGGGTATCCATCTCATAAATGAATGCAAGCAATGCAATGCTCTGAATAGTCTTTCCCAGCCCCATCTCATCTGCCAGAATCCCATTAAGCCCATTTTCATATAGCGTAATGAGCCAGTTGACACCTTCTACCTGGTACGGTTTGAGCGTGCAATTACGTACCAGCGTGGGCTGCTGGATCGAAGGCTCGGGCTGCTTCTCATCCGCCGGCTGCTGCTTCGACCGTTTAAAGAATTCCACAACGGTTTTCGGCTTCTTGCGCGCAGGCCCTGGCGCGGCCGCACTACTGGCTTGCTCGCTCTGGCGCTCCTGGGCCCGGTGCAGCAGCGTGTCCGCGATGATGCCTGAGTACACCTTGCTCTGGCGCACAAACTCCTGGAGCCGGTCGACGCGCTCTTGCACGGCATACGCGTCAAGGTCTTTTTCTGTGTCCTGGGCGTCTTCTGAAGCGGCTGCCGCAGACTTCTCGGCGCGCCTACGGTTCATGTCAAGCTCGGCATCAAGCTCGGCATCTCCCTCGGCATCCGAGTCCAGTGTAATATCCAGCTCCACTTTCTCGTCCTCCAACCACGTCGCGGTCGCGTCCTTGATGATGTCCACCTCATCTGATGAAGATGCCTCAACCTCATACAGAAAGTTCTGATCTTGCTCACGATAATCTACCCGCACCCCCGACTTCGCTGCTCTCGTTCTCAACCTCGTCATCGCTTCGCACAGCCAATACTCCGTGGCCCGGACGTATACTTCGCCCAGTGAAACGTAGAGTCAAAAAATTGCACTGCCGTACGCGATTGCGCAGTAATCGTGATCCTGCCAGAAGGGCTTCCCATCTGCAAATCACTAAAATATCCTAAGCGGTAATTATAGAGAGCATGGTATGTACTAGTAGCCCAGTAATAGAGGATACCATCACCTACGAGCAAACAGTATGCCACTCTTGTCCGACTGCGACTGCAGCGCCTGGATTTCACTTTTTCAAAGTGTAAGCCATCTTTCAATTTTAATATTGGAACGTGAACGGAATGAGCCAAAATCGGTCCATGTAGCCGCTGCGCTTACGCATCGGTCATAGCGACCGATTGAACGTAGCTGAATGAGTGTCCATTATGTAGTGCTCTTCGGCAGACGAAGGGTAGAGATATCAAATATCACTACAAACGAAGGATACTGGTGGCTGATGTTGAAAAATTGGCTCTTAACTCTCTGTATCGAGGATACACAACCCAGCTGTGGACTCTAAGCGGGGTTAGCAGAGCGAAGAAGCCGTTTGAAAGCTATTAACGGGGAAAAGTAGCGTGGCATACTCTTTATACGATGAGCGAGCCAATGGATGTCCAGGATGGCAATATTGACAACGCTGGCGATGGAACGCTTTCGTCGGGCAACACGGGCAGCGTGAATCCATCTGTACCTGTGCTGCCACATctgcaacagcagcagcagcagcaggaaCAACCCAAGATCGATTACGAGCAGGAGGCGCAAAAATTGGAGGACAAGGCGGCGCGCTTCTTAGCGAAGCAGGCGCACCCGGTGATCGTGCCGTCGTTTGCCTCGTGGTTCCAGTTCAACGAGATCCATGAGCTGGAGCGTCGCGCGTTGCCCGACTTTTTCAACGACTCGGTGCGGTTCAAGACGGCCAAAGCGTACAAGGATGTGCGCAACTTCATGATCAACACGTACCGGCTCTCTCCGTACGAATATCTCACAGTGACGGCAGTGCGGCGGAACATCGCGATGGACGTGGCGTCGATTGTGAAGATCCACAAATTTCTGGAGGAGTGGGGCCTCATAAACTACCAGATTGATCCGCGGTCGAAGCCGTCGCTTCTGGGACCGGCGTTTACCGGTCATTTTCAAGTGGTACTAGACACCCCACAGGGTCTGAAGCCGTTTGTACCGCCGGAGGTTGTTGAGCTGCCCTCAGATGCTACAGCGTCCGCGCCCGCTTCGGGTTCTGCGGCGGCATCCGCAGCGCCTGCAACTGCGGAGACAAACTCGACTGACGAGGAGCCGGTGCCAGGATCGAACACAAACACATTCAGCTCCGCACCCAAGGTCAAAATGGAATTTAAGCAACCGAAGCCGTTTCCCGTCAATCTCTCACTTCGGAAAAATGTTTATGACTCCGTGCACGACTTCAACGCTTTGCGCtcgcagcagcaacagTCCAAACAAATCCACAAGACATATGTGTGCTTCACATGTGGCAATGATGCTGTCGGCGTTCGCTACCATAACTTGCGTTCCGGAGACACGAGCCTGTGCTCTCGCTGCTTCCAGGAGGGCCATTTCGGCGCAAACTTTCACGCGTCAGACTTTATTAAACTAGAGAATATGATACACGGAAACAAGAGCTGGTCCGATCAGGAGCTATTGTTGTTGCTTGAGGGAATTGAGATGTATGAGGACAACTGGGAGAAGATAGTAGATCATATCGGCGGCTCCAAGACGCTGGAAGAGTGTGTCGAGAAGTTCCTGACCCTGCCGATTGAAGATAAATACATCAATGAGGTGACCCCGCAGAGCGTCAAGAGAACCAAAGGCCCTCAAGTATTGGACACGAAGGATGCCGTCACTGCGACCATCCAGGCTCTATTGAACGGTCTCAATGACAAGGTGCTTGACGAAGACATTCCGGAGTCCGCTATGCAGATATCCTCGAAGTATCTGGATGAAGCCCACATCCTCACCCATGATCTTGTGCAGCTAACGCTAGAGAAGCTAGACCTGAAGTTCAAACAGCTGGACGCTGTAGAAGTCGCGCTCAAAGCCGAACGCGACAAGTTCTCTCGTGAAACCGAAAAGCTGCGCAACGACAGATTGTCGCTAAGCAAACAGGTTTCAGATATCAACAAAGACCTGGCTCAGCTCAACATATCGAAGAAACTCGTCCTACCTTCTGAGCAGGCGGATTCCGGGGTTGCGTTAGTCGAGAAAGAATCCGGAACGAACGAGGAATTCAAGAAATTGGCTCAACAAGACTTAGAAAGTGTATCTAAGGCACAACCACAACTGTACAAGCCGTGGTCGTTGTAATTAATATACTATATGTAATTTATACTCCCTAATAAACGACGACAACTCTACTTGACCAGCAACGTCTGCCTTCGGGAACTCCGATTGCAAAATAATGGCACAATGTATGGGTGTATATGTGTAGTTTTAAGTAACGTCCGGTGTAGAGCTAAGCACAATTTGGAAACAAACCGGAATAGAAACGCGCTGGAAACAAAAAAGAACCAACGTGTCCTTCCTCAGTGCGACGGAGTACCGAGGCTGGGACGGAGCAGAACCAGGTTATAGGCTTGTGGAGCGGTATTGTGCTTTGACACACGCCCGAAATACCCAATTTACCGACTGGGCTTGGTCGCAGCGTATAAGCTAGAGAAAGTCATTGCAAAAATTGAGATACTACCATTAACCATTTGGAACAAGAACTAAATCTACCAAATATGTACGGGTCGCTACTAGCTACTCTGCTGTTGGCTATGCCAGCCGTGGCCCACGAGAAACATAACCATAATATTGAGTTAGGATACCTAAACGTGATTTTAATGCGCCACGTCTTCCCCTTTTCCGCAAGGTATAATGCACTCCTAGCGACAGTTTACCTGTCACTGATACCCTGCGCGCTTGCGTACCTCATCCCCGGGCTGCGGGCCAGCGGGCGGAACAGATCTTCGCTATTTCTACCACTCATGGTGTCCTTCGCATTTGGAGGGTTGATGGGAGACGTGTTCCTATGCTTGCTCCCCGAGGTTTTCCACTCCCACGAGCTTGATGGGGTAGAGCGCATCATGGAGATGATGCGGCGGCCGGACGAGCGCGTGGCCTCGGGATTGATCCGCATGGCGCACGAGCACACCCCGAATATGGCATTGGGCATGGCGGTCTTCGCCGGGTTTTTCCTCTTCCTCGCGGTGGATAAGACCCTCCGCATTGTGGGCGGAGACGACGCTAGCCTACACTCTCACAGTCACGCGCACGCGCACTCCCACAACGACGTCTCGTCACACGCGCAGCACGGAATTGGCGCCGCATGCACCCCCTCCAACGTGTTCTTGGAGGAGGCCGAGCAGACGCTGAAGAAACGGAACAAGAGCGATATCCTCCTGGAATCGGAGTCATCTGCGGAGCAGACCAGTGCGCCCGGGATGCCTGCCTCCGCTGCGACCGGCGCGCCGGTCTCGCAGTCTTTGCGCACCTCCATCTACCTCAACCTTGCGTCCGGTTTCATCCACAATCTCACAGACGGTGTCGCCATCGCCACCGCCTTCTACACCTCCAAGAGCGTCGGCGTCACCACCACCATCGCCGTCTTGATGCACGAGATTCCGCATGAGTTGGGCGACCTCGCGCTGTCGCTGTCCAGCGGCATGTCCTTCAGCTACGCCATGAAGTCCCAGCTGCTCACGTCTTTCGGCGCCCTGCTTGGGACTGCCGCCGGCTGCTTGCTGAACGAGTTCGCCCACCAGGAGCCCAAATCTTTCATTCCCGAAATCGGCCTTCTAACGAATACCTACTCCCGTAACACGTGGGGCCTCTCCATACCTCCGCAGGACTTGATTTTGCCCCTGACGGCAGGCGGGTTCCTATACATTGGCACCGTCGGCGTTGTGCCAGAGCTTCTACATACCACCTATCCTGACAACCCCTCGAAGGAATTGATGAAGACCATGCTGCAGGTCGTCGCAATTTTCGCGGGCTTTTCTTTGATGTCAGTGATGGCCTGAGCCCGCTTCTCGAGCGACAGACAGAGACACAACTGTCACACGCTGCGATGCAGCTTTATAGTTTTATGGACCTCTAGTAGCCTTGAACAGCGGTTCATTCCGCCTTTTGATGCAAGATCGCATCGGCATGACTGCCCCTCTAAAAAGAAAAGAAATTATCGAGATGTATTATCTACATAAAAAAAGCGAGCTCTACAGATTGAATGTCAGAGCATCACGCTTCTCCGGCTTAGCAAGCGATGGGACTGTTTTAGGCATTGTTTATATAAGTACAGCAGGCTCTACAGTGACATCATACTACTCTGCCCATCATGACCGGGGTAGGTGACCATGTTGTGGCGCCCGATTTTCCCATGAAGGCGATGTCGGAGCAGGTGCATGAGATAACGACTGAGTTCGGAAGTCCGGATCAGCCGGTATATGGCCAGGCGGAAGGGGCGGGCGGTACGAGCACGGGCAAGCTGGACGAGGCGGACAAGGACGGTTTTGTCTACCCGGAGGGCGGGACCAAAGCGTGGCTGGTGACGTTTGGGGCGATGCTGGGGATTTTGCCGACGTGGGGGATCTTCTTCGTGGCTGGGACCATCGAGAACTACATTGCGCACCACCAGCTGGCGCATGAGAGCACGTCGACGATCTCGTGGATTTTCTCAGTGTATAACTGCCTGGTGTTGAGCTCGGGGATCATCAGCGGGCTGTACTTCGACGtcgcgggcgcgcagcagccgctGGCCCTGGGAACGGCCATCTTTGTCTGCGGGCTCATTGCAACGGCCAATTGCCATCACGTGTGGTCGTTTGTGCTTGCTTTTGGGGTGCTGACGGGCATCGGCTCCGGGATCGTGACCTCCCCGATGTTGGGCTCGGTCTGCCACTACTTCTaccggcgccgcgggctGGCCACGGCCGTTGCGATCAACGGGGGCAGTGTCGGGGGCGCGGTCTTCCCCATGATGCTGGAGGCGATGTTCCGGCGCGTGGGCTTTGAGTGGACGATGCGCGCCATGGCGCTGATTGCCCTGGTGTGCCTGGCGCTGGCCTTCGTCCTTGTGCGTGCTGACCCGTCCAAGCTGATGGTCAAGCCGCGCACGCAGAAGCCGCGCGCAGGGCCCCTGCGCCGCGTCGCGCGCACCGTGCGGGACTGCTTTGACTACAAGGCACTGGCTAACCCGGAGTACTTCTGGTGCACGCTCGCCACCAGCACCGCCGAGCtcagcgccggcgccgtgCTCACGTACCTGAGCTCCTACTGCGCTAAGGCCGGCT encodes the following:
- a CDS encoding ADL095Wp (Non-syntenic homolog of Saccharomyces cerevisiae YOL119C (MCH4)), with the protein product MTGVGDHVVAPDFPMKAMSEQVHEITTEFGSPDQPVYGQAEGAGGTSTGKLDEADKDGFVYPEGGTKAWLVTFGAMLGILPTWGIFFVAGTIENYIAHHQLAHESTSTISWIFSVYNCLVLSSGIISGLYFDVAGAQQPLALGTAIFVCGLIATANCHHVWSFVLAFGVLTGIGSGIVTSPMLGSVCHYFYRRRGLATAVAINGGSVGGAVFPMMLEAMFRRVGFEWTMRAMALIALVCLALAFVLVRADPSKLMVKPRTQKPRAGPLRRVARTVRDCFDYKALANPEYFWCTLATSTAELSAGAVLTYLSSYCAKAGYAEADSFIVITILNSLTILGGILFSVVSDHWLGHFNVMILMNVSMALFSLAIWFPFGTRGRGIMYAFAALYGFFYGSMLNLCPVCCSKISRTDEFGRRYSTMYVFVGLFFFAGIPIAGAIIGPGSLVRYRAFILFTAVMIAFSAGCFVVSKTYALHRSRDARSSLLAAARHHLFTIY